GAGACTCTGACGAGGTATTTTTCGAGCAGCTGGAGCCCGACGAGCCACTGTACATCGTTGGCGCCACCGACACCGCGGCGCAGCTGTGTCGCATGGCCTCGGCCACCGGCTTTGCGGTGACGGTCATAGACCCGCGCGCGGCTTTCGCTCGCCCTGATCGTTTTCTAGATGCGCGGGCACTGTTGTGCGAGTGGCCGCAGGCGGTTTTCAAGCGAGAGGATCTGCCCGTTACGGCCAGCGTTGTTACTCTGAGCCACGACGAGAAGTTTGACATGCCGGCGCTCGAAGCCGCGCTCGCCGCAGACATACGCTACGTGGGCGCGCTGGGCAGTCGTGCCACCCAGGCCCGTCGTCGTCGTGAGCTGGCCTCGCGCGGGGTCGCAGAAGAACAGCTCGACAGCATTCACGGGCCAGTGGGGCTCGACCTGGGTGGCCGCGAGCCCGCCGAGATAGCCGTGGCCGTACTCGCCGAGCTGGTGGCCGCGCGTCACGGCCGGGCACTGTCGTGACCCACGGGCGACTTGTGAGCGGCGTACTGCTGGCCGCCGGTGCTTCCTCGCGCATGGGCGAGTGCAAGCCGCTGCTGCCCTGGGGCGAGGTCACGCTGATAGAGGCGGTGACGGCCGAGTTGTTGCGGGTTGAGTTCTGCGAGCTGGTGGTCGTGCTGGGTCGCGAGGCCGAGCGCGTGGCCGCGCTGCTTGAGCAGATGGACGACGCGCGGATCACGATAGCCCGCAACCGGGACTACGCCCGCGGCGTGGCCTCGTCGCTGCAAGCGGGCCTGGCGGCCTGTTCGCCCACGAGCGAGGCGGCCGCGGTGCTGCTGGGCGATCAACCCACGCTGGGCCACGAGCTGGTCGAGCGGGTGATAGCCGCCTGGTCGGCCGGCGACCGCGAAGCCGCGCGACCGGTCTACACCGGTGGCGAGGGTGATCCCGTACCCGGCCAGCGAGTACCCGGCCATCCCGTGCTGCTCGGGCGATCGCTGTGGCCGTCGGTAGCCGCGCTTTCGGGCGAGCAGGGCGCGCGCGAGTTGTTTGCTGCCGATCCATCGCTGTTGCTCGAGCTCGAGCTCGAAGGCCCGCCGCCCCCTGACATCGACAGCCACGATGATTACCTCGCCGCGCTGGCCGATATGATCGACGCGGGCGACTTGAAAACGGGTAACTTGAAAAAAGAGCCGCGCATGGGCTAACTGGTCGGCGCTACTACCCGCAAAGGAAAACGATGGCAATAGAGATCAAGCAGCAGTTTGAAGTTAACGCGCCCGCCGAGCAGGTGTGGGCGTTTGTCATGGACCCGCATCGCGTGGCTCCGTGCATGCCCGGTGCCACACTCGACGAGGTCATCGACGACAAGAACTTTCGCGGTTCGGTTCGCATAAAGGTGGGCGCCGTTTCGGCCGCTTACAAGGGCAGCGTGTGCATGCAGAAGGCCGACCAGGCAGCGGGCCTGCTCGAGATGCTGGCCGAGGGTAGAGAGACCGGCGGTGGTACGGCCCGCGCAACCATGACCGCCACCGTGACCGCGGGCGACAACGGCACAACCGCCGTCACCGTGTTCGCGGCGGTGGATATAACCGGTCGGCTGATGCAGGTGGGCGGGCGTATGATACAGGGCGTGTCGGACCAGCTGTTCAAGCAGTTCGTGCGCAAGCTCAAAGCCGAGCTCGAGGCTGGCGCGGCATCTTCCGGAGCCGGGACTTCCAGCGCGCCGGCTTCCCTGGCGATTTCTCCAGGAACAACAGCGCCGGCACCGGCCGACAACGCCATACGCGTGCTGCCCCTGCTGCTGCGCACCCTGGCGGCCGCCATAGTCCGTCTGTTCCGCCGCCTGTTGGGCCGTGGCTGACGGTAAAACAGCCGCGCAAAGCCGCGTGCCACGGCTAGAACGTGTTGCAATATGAGTCGCGGCCACCGATAATCCGCCCGCGCGGCCGGCACGGGGGCAGTTTCGCTCCGCCGGCGCCCAACAGGAAGGAGACCACCAAGAATGTCACGTTATGTTGTAGCCTGCGACGCGGGCGGCACGATGACCGATGTCATCATCGTCGATGAGGAAGGCCGCAGTGTCATAGGCAAGGCGCCCACTTCGCCGCAGGACGAGAGCATCGGCTACATGGAGTCCTTCTGGGAAGCCCTGGAGTTCATGGGTATCGACCGCGAGCAGGGCGCGCAGTTCGGTGCCCAGGTCGAGACCGCCATCTACACCGGCACCTCGATGCTCAACACGGTGATCAACATGAGCGGCTACCGCACCGGTCTGCTCGTCACCCGTGGGTTTGAAGACATCATCGCCCAGGGCCGCGGTTCGCAGACTTTTATCAACGCCCAGTGGACCGAGATCACCCACATGCAGTACCGCAAGCACCGCACGCCGCTGGTGCCGCGCAGCCTGGCCCGTGGAGTGACCGAGCGCGTGGACATGTTCGGGCAGGTAGTCATCCCCATGTACGAGCACGAGGTCGAGCAGGGCATACGCGAGCTGCTGGTAGACGAGCAGGTAGAAGCCATCGCCATCGTGTTTCTGCAGTCGTTCAACAATGCCACCCACGAACGGCGCGCAGCCGAGATCGCCCGCGAGGTCATGAAAGAAACCGGCCGCGAGGTGGTGCTCGAACTGTCGAGCCAGGTGGCCCCCACCACCCGCGAGGTGTCGCGCGCCAACGCCACCGTGGTGCAGGCCTACGCGAGCGATCCGGCGCGCAAGCAGCTGCTGCGCATTGAAGAAGAAATGAAGGGCGTGGGCTACGAACACAGCCTGAAGACCGTGCTCGGCTATGGCGGCATCACCAACATACGCTACCCGCGCCTTTTTGAAGCCGCCATGTCTGGCCCGGTAGGCGGACTGATGGGGGCCAAGTACCTGTCGAGCGTGATAGGCGAGGACAACATAGTGTGCTCCGACGTGGGTGGCACGTCGTTTGACGCCGGTGCCATCACCGCAGGCGTTCTGCCCATCGACCGCGAGCCCGGTTTCCAGGACATGTACGTCAACGTGCCCATGCTCGGCATCACCTCCATAGGCGCGGGTACGGGCACCTACATACGGCTCGATCCGCAGACCAATCGCATCAAGCTCGGCCCCGACTCGGCCGGCGGTACACCGGGGCCAGCCTTCCTGGAGGCCGGCAACACCACGCCGACCATCAACGACGTCAACCTGTTGCTGGGCATACTCAACGAGGACAACTACCTGGGCGGCAAGCTGTCGGTAAACAAGCAGGTGTCTTACGACACCTTCAAGGAGAAGGTAGCCGACCCCCTGGGCATGGACGTATACGTGGCCGCCGAGACCTGTCTCGAGCTGCTCAACGTGATGATGCGCGAGCACCTGGTGCGCAGCCTTATGGTCGGGCACGACTTGAGGGAGTACGTGTTGCTGGGCTACGGCGGCGGTGGCCCCATGCACCTGCTCGGCTACGCCGGTGATCACCCGTGGAAGGCGGTGGCAACCGTACCGCACGCAGGCGGGTTCTCGGCCTGGGGCGGCGCCTGCATGGACTACTCGCACCGACGCCATAAAAGCGTGCAGGCCCTGCTCACGCCCGAACTCGACGATGCAACGCGGCTTGCCTACGTGGCGCCGGTGGCGCAGGCCTGGCGCGATCTCGAGACCGAACTGCTCGAAGAGCTGCAGGAAGAGGGATTTGACCGCGACCAGATCACTCTCAACCAGGTGGCCTACGTGCGCTACTTTGGTCAGCTCGAGGATGTGGAGGTCGACTCGCCGGTGGCCACGCTCGAGAACCTCGACGATCTCGGCCAGCTCATAACTGCTTTCGAGGACCTGTACACGAAGATGTTTACGCTGGCAGCAAAGCCCGACGCGGGCAGCTACCTGATCACCGAGGTCTGTGTCACTGCCAAGGTGGCCACCGTTAAGCCGCGACTGCGGCGCCATGAGCTGGCTGACAAGAAACCCAGCAAGGAAGCCTTCAAGTTTACCCGGCCCGTGTTCCAGGGTGGCGAGTGGAACGACGCCGACATATGGCGCATGGAGTCACTTGTGCCGGGCAACGAGATCGAGGGCCTGGCGGTCATCGAGGCATCGAACACCACGCTGTTCGTTCCCCGCGAATGGAAACTACGCATCGACGAGCACGACATCTACTGGCTCACCCGCGCCGACTAACGGGCAGTGGCAAGCGCTGGGACGATACCGTGGCGATGCCAGGGCGCGTCGTTTTTTAGTTAGCTTAAAGAAGGAATACGAAAACGAATTCAGCAGACCAGGGATCTGGTCATGGCTGAAGACTTCGATTATATCGAAGACATCGATAGTAGAACACGCCGCCACGACAAGCTGGGTGGCGTTGGCCCCGGGGTGTTTTGACGCGCCTCGTAACCAGGTCTCCGGCTCCCTGCAGTATCGGGGGGGGGGCAGGATGGAGAAATGAGAAGTATGAAAATCAAAACGATGAGACTCGCATTGGTACTCGCTTCGCTGGCGTTGATAGGTCTTTCGACCTCCTCGTGGGCCCATGATGATGGCGATGATGATGGTAGCGCCGCAAAGGTCACGAACGTGAAGCTGGAGACCTTCCAGGTACCGGAGATGGTGCCCAATACTACCCTGGATGAAACCGATGAGGTCGGTGGCTCGAGAGCCAGGCTCGTCCGTCGTGACGACTCCCTGGCGCTGAAACTGAAGACCAGGGATCTTCCCCCGGCGGTCTACACGTTCTGGTTGCACCTCACCCATGCTGATGGCGAAGTCAGCATACTATGGGCCGGGAATGCGTTGGTCGGTAGGAGGGGGAAGCTGAGCTTGAACACCGTGCTTCCGGCCGGGGCGCACAATGCGCCAGGGTATATTTTTATCGGTAACGGTCTACAACCGGGGCAGGCGGCCGACGTGAGCGTAGAGCTCTGGGTCCGCAGCCATGGCGCTCTCGCCCAGGATGCCGATACGGCTGGCGAGCAGTTGACCCGGCCCTTTGGCGGTTGCACCGACTCCCGCAACCCCAATCCCCGGCCGGGCGACTACCCCTGCTGGAACCCGCAGCGCGCGGTTTTCTAGCGGCACTTGGCCAGGCGCGCCTTGAGAACGCACTCGTGGCCAGCCGTGCTGAAGTCGGCGTCGCCACAGTGAGCCGAGGGCTCGATTTCGGTGTCGAGGCGAATTTCCACCGTTAAAGGTAGCGACTGCGGGTACAGCGTGGCCGCGGCCTGCCGGCCTACTATTTTGAATTTAATCTGCCCCGGGTCACTGGATCGCCCCCAGCGAAGCACGACACGGTTGATTCCGCTCGCCAGGGAACTGCCGCTCCATTTTGCCGACGTGCCCTTACTGTTGGTCTTCCATCCTTCCTTCGTAGCGGGGTCGAAAAGGCCTGCCGGAATGGTGGCCGACACGACGTCGTCGCCGGCCGCGTCGCGCAGGAAGACGCGTACGCCGTCAGCAGCAGGGTCGAGTTCGGGTATGAAGGGGTAAGGCCTGGTGAAGGTACCGCCGAGCTTGATCTTCTGCTCGCCGGAGGGCCTGTCGAGGCGCGCGACGATGATGCGCGGTTTGTTGATTGCCGAGCAGGGGCCACTTGTACCGGTGCAACCCGACGGGTCGCGGCTGGCCACCGCCAGCGCACCGACGGTTCGCGCTAGTTCGAGTACGGTGAACTCGCTGTAGGAGACCAGTTCGTTGCTGTCAACGTAACGGCGCAGGGGCGGGTAGGGGTCGCGCTCCCCGTTTGCCCACGGGTAGGAGTTTTCGTCGGCCTGCACGGCCTGGTCGTAAGGATTGGCGTTGCTCAGCACGGTCATCGTTCCGAAGACCGGTATACCCGGTACGGGTTCCTCGATGCCGTCGTACATCGACGGCTTCTGCAGTGGGTCCCGTGGCGAACGCGCGCCGGTCCCCGTGATGAAACTGAGCGAGAGCGGGTTGGCGCCCAGCTGTACGTGCAGGTTACGGGCGGCGCTGTCGCGGTATACCGGGTCCTCGGTGAGACTATACGCCTGCAGCAACTGGAAGGCGTAGTCGGTGGAGTGCGCGAACGAACCCCAGGCTATCCACACCGGAACGTCGAGACGGCTACCGCTGCGGTAGGGACTGGACTCGGTTCGTGAGACAAGCACGTCGGCCTCGGTGACGAAGGCCTGGCGAATCTCCTCGCGACTGGTTTCGTCGACCGACGCGTGCGGGCTGTTGGCGTAGGCCCAGCTAGCCTCGCGCTGATGGTGTTGCCAGGTATTCCATCCCCACAGGGGAGGGTGCATTGCCCAGTAGGTCGCGAAAGCGTCTCGGAACGAGACTTCTCCCGTGGTCCGGAACAGTTCGGCCGCGGCCCACGCGCGTTCGTCGTCATCGCCCAGGGGGTCCTGGTAAGAGCCGGTACAGACACCCGACGGGTTGACGAATCCCGCGGCCGGCTCCGCGGACGGGTTAGCGACGAGAAAGGTCCACGCGCTGCGGGCGGCCTCGAGATAGGTCTCGGCGAGATCACCGTCCCAGGCGGAAAAGATCCGGCTCGCCATGGCCAGGACGGCAGCTGCGCTGGCCGTGTCGTGGGTGGTTTTCTCGAGGATGTACTGTGTCTCGGTGCTCGTTTCGGGCATGCCGCCAACCCAGCAGGAGGTAGTCACCTTGTTGGGGAAGCCGCCGTCGGCCTCCTGGAGGCGGACGAGCCAGTCGAGTTCCCAGCGCGCTTCGTCGAGGAGATCGGGCACCCCGTTGCCGCTTTCGGGGAGACCCCAGTCGTCGGCGTGGGTCGGGCCATCGCAGTTGCCGAGGTCGAAGGCGGCCAGCAGGTACCACAGGGCCGTGGCCCCGGTTGGAATGTACTTGTTGTAGTCGCCGGCGTCGTGCCAGCCGCCGCTGACGTCGCGTTGGCCACCGACGGTTTCCCCGGCGTAGAGGGCACTGGCCGCGACGCTGGCGTGGTATTGAGCCGGCGCGACGTGACACGCGTCGTGCGGGTGGGTAGTGCCGACGAGATCGGTTCCGCAACGCTGGTGGTAAAGCGCACGCCCGGTCGTTTGCACGACCGGGTCGTAGACGTCATCGGCGACAACGAAGGGGTCGCTTGTTCCGAAGCCTTCCACCCTGGCCACGTAGGTTCCGGGAATCACGAGGGCGGAGAAATCAAAGCCGTAGACGTCTTCGCCCGAGAGGTGCCAGTTCGCGGCGTGCAGCTCGATGGGCACGGTCAGGACCACTGAGTCGGTGTCTGTGTCGACGATATCGGCAGACGACGCGTCGGTGCGCAGCGGCCCGTAAGGTAAGGCCATGGCATCGAGTACCGCGCCCGGCAGCGGGGCTGCCTGGCTTGACCAGCCGCCTGCGTTTGAGTCGTAGACGTAGGCCAGGCCCGCCGGCCCCAGCGCCATTCCGCGCCGGTTGTCGAGGAAGGCGATGGCCGACAGGGCATCGACGCCCGGGCTGGGGTCGAGGGTGAGCACGTCGTAGCCGGATCCCGAGCGGCGAACGATGGTGCCGTTGTCACCCACGGCGACCGCTCCGCCGTGCGGGTCGCCCGTTATTTTCCATAGATCGACGGGCTGCGGAGAGACACGCTCCTGCCACTGCCCGTACTTGCGTTCAAAGAAGGCTCCGCCGCGGCCGATAGCCCAGGCGACCGAGTAGGGGAAGCCACCGACGTCGAGAAGATCAGCCGAAGTCACGCC
The genomic region above belongs to Candidatus Binatota bacterium and contains:
- a CDS encoding XdhC/CoxI family protein — its product is MRELADTLNGWRQQGRRVAVATLVAVQGSAPRRSGARMLVSDDGSVEGSVSGGCVESDLARVALDMIASGEAAKLLDYELATSVDSRPGVERGPEATSCGSISVLVEVLAGDEPALDLALAELAAGRACSLVTALPPGSGRLCIDHDENRAGVMQGSLGALTAGQLRDSDEVFFEQLEPDEPLYIVGATDTAAQLCRMASATGFAVTVIDPRAAFARPDRFLDARALLCEWPQAVFKREDLPVTASVVTLSHDEKFDMPALEAALAADIRYVGALGSRATQARRRRELASRGVAEEQLDSIHGPVGLDLGGREPAEIAVAVLAELVAARHGRALS
- a CDS encoding nucleotidyltransferase family protein, with protein sequence MSGVLLAAGASSRMGECKPLLPWGEVTLIEAVTAELLRVEFCELVVVLGREAERVAALLEQMDDARITIARNRDYARGVASSLQAGLAACSPTSEAAAVLLGDQPTLGHELVERVIAAWSAGDREAARPVYTGGEGDPVPGQRVPGHPVLLGRSLWPSVAALSGEQGARELFAADPSLLLELELEGPPPPDIDSHDDYLAALADMIDAGDLKTGNLKKEPRMG
- a CDS encoding carbon monoxide dehydrogenase translates to MAIEIKQQFEVNAPAEQVWAFVMDPHRVAPCMPGATLDEVIDDKNFRGSVRIKVGAVSAAYKGSVCMQKADQAAGLLEMLAEGRETGGGTARATMTATVTAGDNGTTAVTVFAAVDITGRLMQVGGRMIQGVSDQLFKQFVRKLKAELEAGAASSGAGTSSAPASLAISPGTTAPAPADNAIRVLPLLLRTLAAAIVRLFRRLLGRG
- a CDS encoding hydantoinase/oxoprolinase family protein; amino-acid sequence: MSRYVVACDAGGTMTDVIIVDEEGRSVIGKAPTSPQDESIGYMESFWEALEFMGIDREQGAQFGAQVETAIYTGTSMLNTVINMSGYRTGLLVTRGFEDIIAQGRGSQTFINAQWTEITHMQYRKHRTPLVPRSLARGVTERVDMFGQVVIPMYEHEVEQGIRELLVDEQVEAIAIVFLQSFNNATHERRAAEIAREVMKETGREVVLELSSQVAPTTREVSRANATVVQAYASDPARKQLLRIEEEMKGVGYEHSLKTVLGYGGITNIRYPRLFEAAMSGPVGGLMGAKYLSSVIGEDNIVCSDVGGTSFDAGAITAGVLPIDREPGFQDMYVNVPMLGITSIGAGTGTYIRLDPQTNRIKLGPDSAGGTPGPAFLEAGNTTPTINDVNLLLGILNEDNYLGGKLSVNKQVSYDTFKEKVADPLGMDVYVAAETCLELLNVMMREHLVRSLMVGHDLREYVLLGYGGGGPMHLLGYAGDHPWKAVATVPHAGGFSAWGGACMDYSHRRHKSVQALLTPELDDATRLAYVAPVAQAWRDLETELLEELQEEGFDRDQITLNQVAYVRYFGQLEDVEVDSPVATLENLDDLGQLITAFEDLYTKMFTLAAKPDAGSYLITEVCVTAKVATVKPRLRRHELADKKPSKEAFKFTRPVFQGGEWNDADIWRMESLVPGNEIEGLAVIEASNTTLFVPREWKLRIDEHDIYWLTRAD